The following are from one region of the Apostichopus japonicus isolate 1M-3 chromosome 17, ASM3797524v1, whole genome shotgun sequence genome:
- the LOC139954784 gene encoding uncharacterized protein: MSDRHSVQKKFNELLADFRGKFLPAVRGDWDSLSLTQRGKAKELNEFFCGMHFVVGLAEQASSTMKAWEQMIFGEEKVGALAVTGFAGKDEGGTERLVRTVCKGVQDRGCEKSGKAAQFRAFLSAEFGVNDVPLAPFKGNRFNILFHNGAGVYHLYKHLLVFFNRHKSENKLMLAVAADLEVPQYIAGVKSLGIIDKVITGPLWRAMEKEKHVLAMNERYDRLLECLAKWSKDSTDLLTGSDILYSDVPLKKNSVYDSLMKPCELDGMVKQLLKMLCSSFKMLSERMLSDHLKGGKYSRVSADQHREMQSVPTTNTTVERDFGMLDRLMREKPSASCIALEDMIMYKRNKTSEWSASLEDSQRSLFLKLAQKSKAQQKKAYADRLATIKAAREQKELGKKAAILKKADQDRARKLLLGKEIKSVGGLAESASELDQRLSELKSVKGKSKYLQTQLKYRRFVLGARNEGGVLNVSAGGKPKTVEQLKISLLGVIVCDNEELEAASTSFQNRAIGLAPVDAVEAFKSRLQPPPAKKARLTSGSNIKLPEELVGKRIEHHTEEEGKVDWYKGTVVGAKGAKYFVRYDGFPRVYSYKAKEIEEDIQAGDLQVLILFPGEILNKKILHLWLVDDEEVWCEGVIVSFSKDEGNDTLFEITYVSEDPEDEGEDEVFECALLQDYLKHEVRFI; encoded by the coding sequence ATGAGTGATAGACACTCCGTCCAGAAAAAGTTCAATGAACTTCTTGCTGATTTCAGAGGGAAGTTTCTGCCAGCCGTAAGGGGTGACTGGGACAGTTTGTCATTGACACAGAGAGGGAAAGCCAAAGAACTCAATGAGTTTTTCTGTGGCATGCACTTTGTTGTTGGTCTTGCTGAACAAGCATCGTCAACAATGAAGGCTTGGGAGCAGATGATTTTTGGTGAGGAGAAAGTAGGTGCCCTAGCTGTGACCGGCTTTGCGGGGAAGGATGAAGGTGGGACTGAACGGCTTGTTCGCACTGTGTGCAAAGGCGTTCAGGACCGTGGTTGTGAGAAGAGTGGCAAAGCAGCACAGTTTAGGGCCTTTCTATCTGCAGAGTTTGGTGTCAATGACGTCCCATTAGCCCCTTTTAAAGGAAATAGGTTTAATATCCTATTTCACAATGGAGCTGGTGTGTATCACTTGTATAAGCATCTCTTGGTTTTCTTCAATAGGCACAAGTCAGAGAACAAATTGATGCTGGCTGTTGCTGCGGATCTTGAAGTTCCGCAGTACATAGCTGGTGTCAAATCTTTGGGTATTATCGACAAAGTCATCACTGGACCACTCTGGCGGGCAATGGAGAAAGAAAAGCACGTGCTAGCGATGAACGAACGTTACGACAGGCTTCTTGAGTGCCTCGCGAAATGGAGCAAAGACTCCACAGACTTACTAACTGGCAGCGACATCCTCTACTCTGATGTTCCTCTGAAGAAGAACTCTGTGTACGACAGCCTGATGAAGCCCTGTGAGCTCGACGGAATGGTCAAACAGCTGCTGAAAATGCTCTGTTCATCTTTCAAAATGCTCAGTGAGAGAATGCTATCTGACCATTTGAAAGGTGGCAAGTATTCCAGGGTGTCTGCTGACCAGCACAGAGAAATGCAGAGTGTGCCAACAACAAACACTACAGTGGAACGCGACTTTGGTATGCTAGATCGCCTCATGAGGGAAAAACCAAGTGCCTCGTGCATAGCGCTGGAAGACATGATCATGTACAAGAGGAACAAAACATCAGAATGGTCTGCTTCCCTGGAAGATTCGCAACGTTCATTGTTCTTGAAGCTAGCACAGAAGTCCAAGGCCCAACAAAAGAAAGCATACGCGGACCGACTAGCCACCATCAAAGCTGCAAGAGAACAGAAAGAGCTTGGTAAGAAGGCAGCAATCTTGAAGAAGGCAGACCAAGATCGTGCCAGAAAGCTTCTCCTGGGAAAGGAAATCAAGTCTGTTGGTGGTTTAGCGGAGTCCGCGAGCGAGCTTGACCAGAGACTCAGCGAACTGAAATCGGTAAAAGGTAAGTCTAAGTATCTGCAGACACAGCTGAAGTATCGAAGGTTTGTACTTGGTGCCCGGAACGAAGGTGGTGTTCTAAACGTGTCAGCTGGCGGAAAGCCAAAAACAGTTGAGCAGTTGAAGATCTCTCTGCTTGGGGTAATTGTCTGTGACAACGAAGAATTAGAAGCAGCATCAACCAGTTTTCAAAACAGGGCTATTGGTTTGGCTCCGGTTGATGCTGTGGAAGCCTTCAAAAGCAGATTACAACCCCCACCAGCAAAGAAAGCGCGATTGACTTCAGGCAGTAACATCAAATTGCCTGAGGAGCTTGTTGGCAAACGGATTGAACACCACACCGAGGAAGAGGGGAAAGTGGACTGGTACAAAGGTACAGTTGTGGGCGCGAAAGGTGCCAAGTACTTCGTTCGATACGATGGGTTCCCTCGAGTGTACTCATACAAAGCGAAGGAGATTGAGGAGGACATTCAGGCTGGAGATTTACAGGTTCTTATACTTTTCCCAGGTGAGattttaaataagaaaattttgCATTTGTGGTTGGTAGATGACGAAGAGGTCTGGTGTGAAGGTGTCATTGTTAGTTTTTCTAAGGATGAAGGCAATGATACCTTGTTCGAAATTACTTATGTGAGCGAGGACCCTGAGGATGAGGGTGAAGATGAAGTGTTTGAATGTGCGTTGCTTCAAGACTACCTGAAGCATGAAGTTCGTTTCATATAG
- the LOC139954785 gene encoding uncharacterized protein, which yields MQLQRDFEDLKEKTSSQSSVLEEVLAERELLQERVKQLERDVAIERRIAKDSQTRRTQLDKGSSNNIARREQRKTEKIVRLKQQLKGKDVELKQQSKKHTSTIVEKSYQLQRAKKQVRYYKKKAAASTSQQKFEDVSERLNYREEQMEQLQERLDDILDKECGKVSTIVKGKYRDSIRSVYQHLMCLNVGSNNCEDIVRTVLKGIVGLDVERLPKATFAKEMVFEARAMAQLQFCDAVLEDDNLTLHSDGSTKFGHHYGSYDVSFGEGKVFTLGVRETADGTAVTTLLEEYWKRLYKI from the coding sequence ATGCAGCTTCAGAGGGACTTTGAAGACCTGAAAGAGAAAACCTCATCGCAGAGTAGTGTACTGGAAGAGGTTCTTGCTGAGCGTGAGCTACTACAGGAAAGAGTGAAGCAGCTGGAAAGGGATGTCGCCATCGAACGTCGTATCGCAAAGGATAGCCAGACACGGAGGACTCAACTGGACAAAGGAAGCTCTAACAACATCGCGAGACGGGAACAACGGAAGACAGAGAAGATAGTACGACTGAAGCAGCAGCTGAAAGGCAAGGACGTGGAGTTGAAACAACAGAGCAAGAAGCACACCAGCACCATCGTGGAAAAGAGTTACCAATTGCAGCGAGCCAAGAAACAGGTAAGGTATTACAAGAAAAAAGCCGCCGCCTCTACCAGCCAACAAAAGTTCGAGGATGTGAGTGAACGACTCAACTACAGAGAAGAACAGATGGAGCAGCTACAGGAGCGTTTAGACGATATCCTCGACAAAGAATGCGGCAAGGTAAGTACTATAGTGAAAGGTAAGTACAGGGATAGTATTAGGAGTGTTTACCAGCACTTGATGTGCCTGAATGTTGGAAGCAATAATTGTGAAGACATTGTGCGCACAGTGCTGAAGGGCATTGTAGGCCTTGATGTAGAGAGATTGCCTAAGGCCACCTTTGCCAAGGAAATGGTTTTTGAGGCAAGGGCCATGGCCCAACTTCAGTTCTGCGATGCAGTTCTGGAAGATGACAATCTCACTCTACACAGTGATGGCTCGACTAAGTTTGGCCATCATTATGGGTCCTACGATGTCAGTTTTGGTGAAGGTAAGGTATTCACTCTTGGAGTGCGAGAGACAGCTGATGGTACAGCTGTCACAACTTTATTGGAAGAGTATTGGAAGAGATTGTACAAGATCTAG